The Lactuca sativa cultivar Salinas chromosome 2, Lsat_Salinas_v11, whole genome shotgun sequence genome includes the window CCTTGATGCACTGATACCAAATGAGTGATTTGAATCTTCAATAACACTCACAAATAACACACTCACAATTTGTTTGTAATGCATGattatacaaaataaaaaaatagagatGAATATTTTTAGTACTCAAAAAGTTGTTTCTGTTTTGTATCACATGAAGGAAAGGAATGAAAGAATTTTATTAGAACAATTTTCTATGTGTTATTCCCACACATAAAATATATTTCAAAGTGTGCTATATAtagctaaaaagaaaaaaatgctaACACCTTGCAGATACATGTGCTTCTATATAAGTGGCAACTAAGTCGCATTATTCTCCCTCAAACCTGGTCAATATATGATCAATTCAGCAACTAAATAAATCTGATTAAAATACCAACTCATGACCCATGAAGACAACCCACTTAACCTATCAAGATTACCCAACTGTTTTTATATCGAATATAGAAAAGACTTTTGCATTAATTAGATATATCAGTTGCTATAAAAAAAATTGAGACTATTACAAACATTTGAAGCTATAAAGCCCGATTACTAATATAAAAGCACCGCCAAAATTTGGGCAAAATTCACAATTAGTACATGATAGTTTTGCAAATGTCAAATGAGGATGGAATTTACAATTTCTTCCCTCGATTTACTTGCAAGAAACATGTCAAATTggaataattatatataaaatatacttTTTTTCATTATAACATGTAACAAAATACAATATATTAATCCTTGCAACAACAGAACAAAAGATCTCGTCTCCTACTCTGCATTTGTTTAGTGTGTTCTTGAGTGCTTTAAGAGTAAGGTATTGCATCAAAGTGTTGGAAAAGAAGATCAAGCCTGTAGATCTGAAGTTAGCTTGTGCTCAAGAAGCACCAGAAGGtctaaagttccaaactttatgcatatatgcatatatgcatagatCTCAACATTTTACTTTATTAGAAGCATTTCTTTTCCCAAAAGCCATAAGGTTGTGCATGTTGAGATTTAGACGAAAAGAGTTGTCCTCCCAGGCTCTTGAAGGGaccttgagtgataaaaatgaggtcccattaGCTAAATGTATCACATGCATGGAaaaataaggtcttaatggattaagaccaacgactttatggacgtccaaagtgataaagtttatGACATTATGGATCCTAGGCATGTTAGGTCTCTGGATCTGAAGTTTAGGCTTAAGagattaagccattaagcacttaatgaggttttggcaaactgtccagtacgcccaacttactgggtcaaccaccccgatggtggtcaacatctggatgagtacgccccacgtaccagaggagtacgccccgcgtacgtcctCTGTTGGGCCATTGGCAAATGGGCTTTGGGTTTGGGCTGTTTATGGACTAATTGGAATTGGTCCTTTGTTGGACTTTGTAAATAAGATATTTTGGGTCAAGTAGTGATAGTGGACCATGGGGTTAGGCCCAATTaggaggttgggcccaatttagtaaattggacAAATAGTGGACATAATGAGTGTTATGGTCACTTAGTCAAGAAGGTTACTTTGGGTATTAACTTAGTATTGATTACGTGATAGTTTGGGACTCCCGGTGGGACAACAGCCAGAGATTTACAGTATTTTGGCACTACTTGcgtggtgagttatcctcactatactaaggggcctaaggcaccaaggccgacccattggatatgATTTCCTAGCAGTTAgtagtatgttgagtatgagaTAGTGTTGCATGTTAGTTGCTATGCCAATTAGGTAGATCCGTAGAACTACCTGTAGTATCATGTGtgcattagttgtgttatatgtcgacatattatgtgagatgggttgaggtgatactgctccgtgcggtaaccaacaaacccgggagcattccagatacgagctgaaggAGACTCGAACTGTGGGCTCGGTGGCATTCCAGATGTGAGCTGTAGGcccggaaggcaatccagactcatactgtgggcccATGGGGTAATCCAatctgtaaagttgtggacctagtatatgttgttatttgtatatgttatgtgtagTGTATCGgtgttttgggggaactcactaagctatcgggcttatagttttagtttattgtggTACATCACGGGATcacggcaaggcgaaggcgtgatcgtacagctcctcatgttttgtttatgtttttgggaaaactttgatatagactattttgaaaacaaatttttaaTAACTATTGGTTTTAAAcattttgaaaagttttgaattagCTTGAATTTTATTGGTGTTACATGGTTCTTCTTTGCTTCATAATTCCTCCTATTACAGGATCCCCGACTTCCATAAACCATATGCCTTTACCATCGTTTCAATCATCATCGACCATGAAGTGTAGTTTGTTTCGGTTAATTTAGGAAATTGAATTGTATGTTAACTTGTTTGTGGGTTGTATAGTTCCTGtgttttcttgaaaaaaaaatggCCTTGATGTCGTTCTTGCTTCTTTTCTTCTCACCTCTTTCTACTTTTCTTCTCACCTCTTTCTACCAAACGTGATCACCTTGTTGCTTACTTTCTTGCTCTCAACATGATTGCATAGGGTTTAACTTGCAATCAaccttctcttttttttttttttctgaaccaTGTATGAACCTTGATGCACTGATACCAAATGAGTGATTTGAATCATCAATAACACTCACAAATAACACACTCACAATTTGTTTGTAATGCATGattatacaaaataaaaaaatagagatGAATATTTTTAGTACTCAAAAAGTTGTTTCTGTTTTGTATCACACGAAGGAAAGGAATGAAAGAATTTTATTAGAACAATTTTCTATTTGGTATTCCCATACATAAAATATATTTCAAAGTGTGCTATGTAtagctaaaaagaaaaaaaaatgttaaaacctTGCAGGTATATGTGCTTCTATGAAAGTGGCAACTAAGCCGCATTATTCTCCCTCAAACTTGGTCAATATATGATCAATTCAGCAACTAAATAAATCTGATTAAAATACCAACTCATGACCCATGAAGACAACCCACTTAACCTATCAAGATTACCCAACTGTTTTTATATCGAATATAGAAAAGACTTTTGCATTAATTAGATATATCAGTTGCTATAAAAAAAATTGAGACTATTACAAACATTTGAAGCTATAAAGCCCGATTACTAATATAAAAGCACCGCCAAAATTTGGGCAAAATTCACAATTAGTACATGATAGTTTTGCAAATGTCAAATGAGGATGGAATTTACAATTTCTTCCCTCGATTTACTTGCAAGAAACATGTCAAATTggaataattatataaaaaatatacttttttttCATTATAACATGTAACAAAATACAATATATTAATCCTTGCAACCTCGGAACAAAAGATCTCGTCTCCTACTCCGCATCTTGTTGCTCGGAATCCGATTCTTCCTACAAAACACAATTATTTATTTAGATTACAACAAAATAAATGATTAAAACTTTATGAATTTATACTAAAATTTGGAGAAGAAGTTACCTCTCGTATTCCTTTGGATCCTATACACTTGGAAGCACTGATACTTGCACTCTTTAACAGGCTTCGAGCACTGTAATTTCCTTTATTTTCTCCACCTTCAGCCTGTTGTGGTGGACTCTCGAGTGTCGAAGCAACATATTCTGGTCGTTTGTCCAAATCTTCTTGAGAACTTCCTTCCTCCTTTGGTGCAGGAACTCGCTCCCTAACAAAGATATAGCAGTAACAATAACAGATAGCATATAGTAGTAGAGTAAGAAAGTAGGAAATTTCTAAATATAGAAACTTGCCTAGGAAGTGAGGCATGTTGCCTTAGCAGTGGAGTGGTATTACTATTTCCACCTTTTCCGAAACCTTCCTCAAGATGTGCAAACTGACGCTTAAAGCGGTCAACCccactattaaaaatatataacaaGACGATTCAATGAGTATCTAGAAAGAAAGGTCATGCCAAAGAGGCTTTCTATGCCTATTTTGATGACATTACTAGACAGACTTTCTAGGACAATGGgggcattcatgtcttttgtatAGATGCAAGAGATCTAGAAAAAATCCGTATCCCACCtttttaattaacaaaaaaaattgcTATTTTTGTCCCATTGACATGAATGTAAATCCAATGCACACCAAACATAGTGCAAGGTGTAATGTTTTGTTTTGTCCAACATCCTTGTTCCACTTTTTGGATACAACTTGTCCTAGTTTAAACTTTTTGTCCTTATTTTACCTTTTAGAGTGGGACAAAAAGTTGGAATTAGTGTCTCAAATGCATGTCAAACGCAATGAAACCTTTTTTGTGTTTGTCGAGCCTTAAGGAAAATtgagaaaatattttattaaccAAGGAGAAAGTGTATGACCTTGGGTACAAGAAGCTAGTCTGTTCACCGCCACGTAAATATTCCTGAAGCATCTGAGGATGGTACTCCAAAATCTGGTTATAAATAATACGCCAGTTaaaaagaaatgtttattgaaatCATAAATAATAATAGTAACAAAATAATAACTAGTAAGATTAAAACCTCTCGATAAATCAACTCCCTGACATCATCTTTTCCCAATTTCCTCCTTTCGAATTCAAATTCAAGTTTTGATATGGGCTGAGTTGATGGTTCTCTATCCGCATTCCCCAGCCCTTTAAAGTAAGGATCCGCTAATGACTACaacatagcaatgtactttcattagggacaaaagaaaaatcatataattatttgatttaaaatatgaaaatatatatatatatatatatatatatatatatatatatatatatatatatatatatatatatatatacctcttCAGCCGATGGACGATCTTTTGGATCAAATGCAAGTAGGCGTTCAAGTAGTTTAAGAGCCAACGGATCAACATGTGGAAATTTGTGTGTGAAGGGAACAGGTTGTTTCTTTCGCATACTATTAAGATACCTTCTTGCTTTTTCATTGCGAATCTGTATTCTTTCAATAACATAATGTTAAAGTAAAATCAGTATTAATGGTTTTAGAAACTTCTAGAAAAAACTAACCCTTGCAATAGATTCGGGAGGAGGAGTTCCGAGTAAATCAGTCATGAGATCCAACTGATGAACAACATTCTTTCCAGGAAACAACGGTTTCCCAGTAAGCATCTCTGCAAATATGCATCCAATGCTCCAAATATCAATAGCCGGAGTATACTGCAATAAAAAGAAAATCACCATTTCGGTTTTTAATCCacattccacaatagaagttaaATAAAAATGTTGTTTCTTTGTGGACACGACTTAATCTGGTAagctgtatgtgtgtgtgtgtgatacttTCTTACTTAGTGCAGATACAATGACTAATAGAGAAAGTCGGGGAAATGAGACTTTTCCCATTCAGTCATAacatatttgaaaattttcagtcTTTTACTTTTTTCCTTTCATTTCACCAAGTGTGCACTTCAATTttcttaaaatattttttaaacattagtaagaaaaagaaaaacaaggAGTAATATTAATATGAGCATCATACTTTAGAGAAAAAGGAGCCACATAGTTCAGGAGCACGATACCATCGAGTTGCAACATAATCCTGCATTAATCCAAGAGACCTAATTGTAACTACAAATATTGGTTTCAAATTTATATAGACCATACAttctacaaataataataataataaataaataaataaataaagaccaCTTACTGTCCAGAATATGGCTGAAGGTGCATCATTAAATGATACACGAGCAAGCCCAAAGTCACAAATCTTCAACTTACAGTCAGCATTAGCAAGAATGTTTTTTGGTTTTAAATCTCGATGAAACACATTTGCTGACATTAAAACCATATATCAATCagttaattaataataatatatatcagAATCATATAAACTAGAAAAGACAAATTGCAATAAATGGCAACATCACTTCATTTCCAATctggtcatccaactttcaaacaCCAATATAGAAACCATTCAACTTTCAAAAAGAATTTGAACAAAATTACGTAAAATAACCAATTTCGAGAATTATAAGCGTCTTAGTAAAAAGATTTTTAAAGCTACGTGaccaaaattaaatataaagtaaTAAAAAATACTAGTACGTTGCTATTTATTGAAATTGGAAACAAGGCACCTGTGTGAATATACTTTAGTCCACGAAGAAGTTGGTATAAGAAGAACTGATAATGTTCAGGTGTGAGATCATCATTTGCTCTAATAACCTGATGAAGATCAGACTCCATCAATTCAAACACTACATAAATGTCTCTAAACTCTCTTCTTGAAGGAGGAAGCATTATATGCTTAATTTCAACAATATCTGGATGCCTAAGCAACCGAAGGAGTTTGATTTCTCTAAGAATTCTTGTGGCATCAGATACATGCTCAAAAACATCATTGATCTTCTTAATCGCAACCCTGTCTCCTGTTTGCTTATCAGTGGCGGACCCTACAACACCATAACTGCCTTTTCCAACCACTTCTTGAACTTCATATCTTCCTGCCTCTCCATATTCGGTGAAGAACTCTCTTTCCAGCTGCTTACAAGAAACAAATATTTGGTTTTGGTCAACAGTAACAGTAAACAAGAAACAGTAACTTTAACTTTAAATTTTACAGTAACAAATAAAGAGATTTTACATCTTAAATGGGGTTGATTCAATATTCAATATTCTAGATTCCAGATTCAAGGAATGGGGTTGATCTTACATTCTAAGGTGAAAAAGTtcatgttttcaaaacataatggtTGCTTTCACAAATGGGGTTGATTCAAGATTCAAGAAGTAGGGATTTTACATCTTACATTATCAATTATAAAGGCAAAAGGCACACAAGTAAACAAAGGGACATGAATCAAATTTATCTATGTGTTTGTAGGATTAGTCATAGCAAATGAAGTACATCATCAAATTACGCAGTAAAGAAAGGGatcagttaattaaaaaaaaaacaaaatagatggatataaatattttatttgacTTTCATATAACGACAAGAATAGGGTTTCATGCTATAATTTAAGAAGGATTCTCTTAAATGGTTTCTTTGTTTATGAAGATTCAAAGAAAATGACATATCAAATAGATGTCAGAAACATGGTCCAGTGCAAATGCAATTGTCAAGTATTCACGAATTTTGTCCATGGCACATATTAATCCCATTTATGTGTAGGATTTAATCAACAACAGAAAAGAAAGGAATCATCAAATGCCAATGACACAAGATATGCAAGAGAAAGAGACCCTTTTGAGAGGATCCATTGGGACGGAGGTTAAAGATGGGAATGCGATGCGTTTTGGAACTCTGATCTTCTTAAACGCAGGAAGATCGAACTCTTCAAAAATTGTGAGTTGGGTacttgataatgataatgataatgattgtCTGGGTTCATAATCGGGATTCAGAACGACATTGGGGTTAGTGGAAGTGGGAGAAGAAGACAGATGATTATGTCGTTGAAACCACCGAAGAATCTCATCCACGAATGTTGATATCCCCATAAAACTCGCTGTAGTATTTGTCCACAAGTTTTTGGTGACACAAACACATCCCCGTAATTCTCGATTCTCTTCTCGAATCGGAGCCAGTCAATCTCAGCATTCCCCCTTCTCTCTCGCTTGTGTGTTTCACAGGAGGTTGCCTATCAATGGTACTGATGTCTCCGACGCAAAATGGAGGAAGATAAACAAGTGCTGCGCTACGTGGGGGATGGAAGTTacattttaattaatttgttACAGAAAATGGGAAGTAGATACGTCTTTTTACCTTAACGACATTGATTTTTCGatcaatatacatatattttaagTGTTAAATTAAGCAACTTATGTATAAATTGATAAAATGATTGTTGGAGATATAATGACTCAACTTTTCATCCTTAAGACCTCGTTTCCGAGTTGAACTTAACGAGATAAAAGAAAGAAAATTGATGGAAATgagagaaaaataaaagaaatttgatGTTCCTAAATTTTAATAAAGGAATGAAGTGGAGTGAAATGAAAGGATCACTTTCCTCCTAATTTTCATTTCGATTTGGAAGGAGGTGGAAAGAAAGAGCAAAATGATTAATTTTTCTTCTACTTCTTTTCAACTCGTgaatacaaaagaaaattttgttttcctttcatttttttttttctctcttgactttctttttccttcttttcttttcttttgttaaactcgggaATTAGACGTAAATTGACCATCATTGTTAGAAATGATTTCATTTCGGAACTCAGGTCTATACAATGTctaatcttttttatttttatatgcaACAAATACTTAAATAGTATTAAGCAATAAGTAGTGGCGGAGCTAGGATCAAAGTAAAGGGGTATCCCAAACCGATGGGTTTGGTTTCTTGGTTTTCCAAACTCGGTTTCGTGTTTAAACCCAAACTCATTCGAAAGTTTAACTTGTTGAGAATTGAAAATCTTGTGTTGTTTTTATAACAAATGTATAGGAGCTATGTTTCATATTATGGTGGAAGTGGGGtaattttagaattttaaaaaacaaGTTGAAAAATTGATAAACAAAAGAAAATACACCTGTGTAAGGGCCAAAATTCGAAATAGGGACCTCAAAGTTAAAAGTTCACCACTTTACCACTTGGACAACTCAATACTTGTGTTTAATTTTCACAACATCATAATATAATAGCTATAATCCATTTAAAGCTATATAAAAGGAGctgagaaaataaaagaaaataaatgttTGAAAGAAGATTTGAACTTGCAAATTCTATAAACACCCCCTAACACCTTAACCATTTGAACCAACTATAACTTGTGTTATTATCTTGCTAAACATAttaatattatgtatatatacactaaataaaacgaatttttttctataaaaattaaAGTACTGAAATTTTTTTCGAGGGGCATCCTTGGATACCCCAGGATCTATTGTGGATCCGCCCATGGCAATAAGCATCGGCCCCATCTTTGAATTATTACAAACTTTTCAAGTAAATCACACTTTTTAAGTTTCGATTATGTCAAGTTTCTTTAACCCTGGTAAGATTCTAGTCCTTTTGTGTCATTTTGAGCTATGACATTCTGGATGTTATTTCTTAATacttcttttaaaaaaatatacatatgTTTCTTGTTTGTTATATTACATGGGATTAACCCAAAAAATGATTTTAACTTGGATGTATATACATGAAATATACGATTTCAACATCCATTTTCAGAAATGTTTTTGTATTTCAGAAATGTTTTATGTATTTCAGAGTTCTCCATGTGAGGGTCTACTCTATTTAACTTGGATTTCCTTTCATTTTTATTGTACTGTGTCAGTAATGATCGAAGAAGTAATCTAAAAAAGTCATCGTTTAATAGGAAAGAATCTGAAAAGTTGTTATCTCAA containing:
- the LOC111885435 gene encoding mitogen-activated protein kinase 9 translates to MGISTFVDEILRWFQRHNHLSSSPTSTNPNVVLNPDYEPRQSLSLSLSSTQLTIFEEFDLPAFKKIRVPKRIAFPSLTSVPMDPLKRLEREFFTEYGEAGRYEVQEVVGKGSYGVVGSATDKQTGDRVAIKKINDVFEHVSDATRILREIKLLRLLRHPDIVEIKHIMLPPSRREFRDIYVVFELMESDLHQVIRANDDLTPEHYQFFLYQLLRGLKYIHTANVFHRDLKPKNILANADCKLKICDFGLARVSFNDAPSAIFWTDYVATRWYRAPELCGSFFSKYTPAIDIWSIGCIFAEMLTGKPLFPGKNVVHQLDLMTDLLGTPPPESIARIRNEKARRYLNSMRKKQPVPFTHKFPHVDPLALKLLERLLAFDPKDRPSAEESLADPYFKGLGNADREPSTQPISKLEFEFERRKLGKDDVRELIYREILEYHPQMLQEYLRGGEQTSFLYPSGVDRFKRQFAHLEEGFGKGGNSNTTPLLRQHASLPRQRVPAPKEEGSSQEDLDKRPEYVASTLESPPQQAEGGENKGNYSARSLLKSASISASKCIGSKGIREEESDSEQQDAE